One Chitinophaga sp. H8 DNA window includes the following coding sequences:
- the ilvN gene encoding acetolactate synthase small subunit — MQKEYTVTVYTEDRIGITNRITIIFTRRHINITSLTTAETEIPGVYKFIITVLSDREKLDKVIGQIEKLIEIHRAFVHEEEEVVYQELALYKISTKSLHNGNIEQLIRDNQARILTITADYFVIEKTGHQQELIAMLKKLEPYGLIEYSKSGRVAIVKWSRRFHDHLKDLAQVETDNLKAS, encoded by the coding sequence ATGCAAAAAGAATATACAGTAACGGTGTACACGGAAGATCGTATAGGGATCACCAACCGTATCACCATTATCTTTACCCGCAGGCATATCAATATCACCAGTCTTACCACGGCGGAAACTGAAATCCCTGGCGTGTATAAGTTCATCATCACGGTATTATCAGACCGGGAAAAACTGGATAAGGTAATTGGCCAGATAGAGAAACTGATAGAAATTCATCGTGCTTTTGTACATGAAGAAGAAGAGGTGGTATACCAGGAGCTGGCATTATACAAGATCTCTACAAAATCATTGCACAATGGCAACATTGAGCAGCTGATCCGCGATAACCAGGCACGCATCTTAACCATTACTGCCGACTACTTTGTGATCGAGAAAACCGGTCACCAGCAGGAGTTGATAGCAATGCTGAAGAAACTGGAACCGTACGGATTAATAGAATATTCCAAAAGCGGACGGGTAGCCATTGTAAAATGGAGCCGCCGTTTCCATGATCACCTGAAGGATTTAGCCCAGGTAGAAACGGACAATTTGAAAGCTAGCTAG
- a CDS encoding branched-chain amino acid transaminase: MYSYYNENTIIYLDGEFLKAASAQKDLYGQSLHYGYAVFEGLRAYKTAKGEVKIFKAKEHFDRLKRSCELIHIPYPFNNEELIAATYKMLEMNGMEEGYIRPLVFCPPNMTLKAATESNIMICAWEWGAYLGEKLLRVATSSYQRPNPKAFKIESKSAGLYVNSILASQEAKQKGYDEALLLDMNGNVAEGPGANIFFEKDGKIFTPPPGHILPGITRATVIELCHELGIPLEEKFFTIDELKQAESVFYCGTAAEVVGWDSLDGQGFSKPWASSLGKVLQQAYQARVLETEFKREAQLA, translated from the coding sequence ATGTATAGTTACTACAACGAGAACACCATTATCTATCTTGATGGTGAATTTCTCAAAGCCGCATCGGCCCAGAAAGACCTGTATGGTCAGTCATTGCATTATGGTTACGCTGTTTTTGAAGGGTTAAGAGCTTACAAAACGGCTAAGGGAGAGGTAAAGATATTCAAGGCCAAGGAACACTTTGACCGTTTGAAGCGTTCCTGCGAACTGATCCATATTCCTTATCCTTTCAATAATGAAGAACTGATCGCAGCTACTTACAAGATGCTGGAGATGAATGGTATGGAAGAAGGATATATCCGGCCGCTGGTTTTCTGTCCGCCGAATATGACCCTGAAAGCGGCTACAGAATCCAACATCATGATATGTGCGTGGGAGTGGGGTGCTTATCTGGGAGAAAAACTGCTGCGGGTAGCCACCTCTTCTTACCAACGTCCAAATCCGAAAGCGTTTAAGATAGAATCAAAATCGGCGGGACTGTACGTAAATTCTATCCTGGCATCGCAGGAAGCAAAACAAAAAGGATACGATGAAGCATTATTGCTGGATATGAATGGTAATGTAGCAGAAGGCCCGGGTGCTAATATCTTCTTTGAAAAAGACGGAAAAATCTTCACTCCTCCTCCCGGACACATCCTCCCCGGTATTACCCGCGCCACCGTTATTGAACTTTGCCACGAACTGGGCATTCCTCTGGAAGAAAAATTCTTTACTATCGACGAGTTGAAGCAGGCAGAAAGCGTATTCTATTGCGGTACTGCAGCAGAAGTAGTGGGCTGGGATTCACTCGATGGTCAGGGTTTCAGCAAGCCATGGGCTTCTTCCCTGGGTAAAGTGCTGCAACAGGCTTATCAGGCCAGGGTATTGGAAACAGAATTCAAGCGCGAAGCGCAATTGGCATAA
- a CDS encoding sugar phosphate nucleotidyltransferase — MQPTLLILAAGMASRYGSLKQIQQFGPSGETIVDYSIYDAIRAGFGKIVFIIRKEFEADFREIFEPKLKGRVATDYVYQEMSAFVTGHEVPADRTKPWGTAHAVLCAKNAINEPFAVINADDFYGRDSFEKMAAFLNKDCNPKTFSVVGYQLDKTISDFGSVSRGVCEVDGNGNLASINERTKIVKEGEQIIYEDGDGTKHPLKPNTSVSMNFWGFDPSVFDLSEKLFREFLDKGINQPKSEFFIPIVVDEFIQREKGVVKVLPTSAQWFGVTYKEDAPGVQASLSALVNNGEYPDNLWK, encoded by the coding sequence ATGCAACCGACTTTATTGATTTTAGCAGCCGGAATGGCTAGTCGTTATGGTAGTTTAAAGCAAATACAACAGTTTGGCCCCAGTGGGGAAACCATTGTTGATTATTCTATTTATGATGCCATCCGCGCCGGTTTTGGCAAAATTGTGTTTATAATCCGGAAGGAGTTTGAAGCTGATTTCAGAGAGATTTTTGAACCTAAACTGAAAGGCCGTGTGGCTACCGACTATGTATACCAGGAAATGAGTGCCTTTGTAACCGGGCATGAAGTTCCTGCAGACAGAACCAAGCCATGGGGTACTGCACATGCGGTATTATGCGCTAAAAACGCTATCAATGAGCCTTTTGCGGTAATCAATGCAGATGATTTTTATGGCCGTGATTCTTTTGAAAAGATGGCGGCTTTCCTGAATAAAGACTGTAACCCAAAGACATTCAGTGTAGTAGGCTATCAATTGGACAAAACCATCAGTGATTTTGGTTCTGTTTCCCGTGGTGTTTGCGAAGTAGATGGTAATGGTAACCTGGCTTCTATCAATGAAAGGACCAAAATCGTCAAAGAAGGAGAGCAGATCATTTATGAAGATGGAGATGGTACCAAACACCCGTTGAAACCCAATACTTCCGTTTCAATGAACTTCTGGGGTTTTGATCCCTCCGTATTTGACCTGAGCGAAAAATTATTCCGTGAGTTCCTGGATAAAGGCATTAATCAGCCTAAATCAGAATTCTTCATTCCTATCGTGGTAGATGAGTTTATCCAGCGCGAGAAAGGCGTGGTAAAAGTATTACCTACCAGTGCACAATGGTTTGGTGTTACTTATAAAGAAGATGCCCCCGGTGTGCAGGCAAGCTTGTCTGCTTTGGTTAATAACGGAGAATACCCAGATAACTTATGGAAATAA
- a CDS encoding NAD(P)-dependent alcohol dehydrogenase, whose product MIATKAYAAQDATTPLGPWNLERREVGAHDVQIEILYCGVCHSDIHQVRNEWGNSMYPMVPGHEIVGKIVKVGEQVKKFKVGDLAGIGCFVDSCRVCPNCVAGEEQYCETGGAGTYNGLEMDRKTPTYGGYSTQIVTDEKYTLKISPNLPLEGVAPLLCAGITTYSPLRHWKVGKGHKVGILGLGGLGHMAVKLAASFGAEVTMLSTSPSKEADARRLGAHHFALTSDKEVLKGLRNKFDFIVNTVSAPHDYNVYLNLLNTNGVMICLGVPPEASTVPAFNLIGQRRSIAGSLIGGIRETQEMLDYCAEHNITSDVEVIDIKDINTAYERMLKGDVRYRFVIDTKKSF is encoded by the coding sequence ATGATTGCAACAAAAGCATATGCGGCACAAGATGCTACCACCCCCCTGGGGCCATGGAACCTGGAGAGAAGAGAGGTAGGTGCACACGATGTACAAATTGAGATCCTTTACTGCGGAGTATGCCATTCTGATATACACCAGGTGCGTAATGAGTGGGGAAATTCCATGTATCCGATGGTACCCGGACACGAAATAGTGGGAAAAATAGTAAAAGTAGGTGAGCAGGTTAAAAAATTCAAAGTGGGTGACCTCGCGGGCATCGGTTGTTTTGTAGACTCCTGCCGGGTTTGCCCGAACTGTGTAGCTGGAGAGGAACAGTATTGCGAAACGGGAGGTGCCGGCACTTATAACGGACTGGAGATGGACCGGAAAACACCCACCTATGGCGGATATTCCACCCAAATAGTAACGGATGAAAAATATACGCTTAAGATTTCCCCCAATCTGCCACTGGAAGGGGTAGCACCCTTGTTATGCGCAGGTATTACCACTTACTCTCCCTTGCGTCACTGGAAAGTGGGTAAAGGACACAAAGTAGGTATCCTTGGTCTGGGCGGACTGGGTCATATGGCGGTTAAGCTGGCAGCTTCTTTTGGTGCAGAAGTAACAATGCTCAGCACCTCTCCTTCCAAAGAAGCGGATGCCCGCCGCCTTGGTGCGCATCACTTTGCGCTAACCTCTGATAAGGAAGTGCTGAAAGGACTCCGCAACAAATTTGACTTCATCGTCAACACCGTTTCTGCACCGCATGATTACAATGTATATCTCAACCTGCTTAATACCAACGGCGTAATGATATGCCTGGGAGTACCTCCCGAAGCCTCTACCGTACCTGCCTTTAACCTGATAGGACAACGCAGGAGCATTGCAGGCTCATTGATTGGCGGCATCAGGGAAACTCAGGAAATGCTGGACTATTGCGCGGAACATAACATCACTTCAGATGTGGAAGTAATAGATATCAAAGATATTAACACCGCATATGAAAGAATGCTGAAAGGAGATGTGCGTTATCGTTTTGTGATAGACACTAAAAAGAGCTTTTAG
- a CDS encoding phosphotransferase enzyme family protein, with protein MEIKLNTSILQAFGLTPEQVEIHRFGSGHINNTFLVEKKQDGSKYVIQKININVFKEPEVIASNQRLAANYLAAHYPDYLFITPIPTTEGKELFIMDGEYWRMIPFIANSVTVDEANSPKQAYEAAREFGKLAKYLDGIDLKPFKASIPNFHNLTLRYSAFQDAIRTAREDRKAAAEEMINEFLRYSDIAVTYEKLKTNADFRDRLMHHDTKINNVLLDKSTYSGICVCDLDTLMPGKIISDLGDMVRTYVCPVSEEEKDFSLIMIRDEYFEALMKGYLEEVGSSLSQVEKDHLFFAGKFMIYMQGIRFLADYLNGDIYYPIKYATHNYDRAKNQLVLLQKLIEKEAPLQAIIDKCLVA; from the coding sequence ATGGAAATAAAGCTGAATACGTCTATCCTGCAGGCCTTTGGATTGACGCCTGAGCAGGTAGAGATACACCGGTTCGGTTCCGGGCACATCAATAACACCTTCCTGGTAGAGAAAAAGCAGGATGGCAGTAAATACGTAATACAGAAGATCAATATCAACGTATTCAAAGAGCCGGAAGTAATAGCCTCCAATCAACGGTTGGCGGCCAATTACCTGGCAGCGCACTATCCGGATTACCTGTTCATTACACCTATTCCTACCACTGAAGGCAAGGAACTGTTTATAATGGATGGCGAATACTGGCGCATGATCCCCTTTATTGCCAATTCCGTAACAGTGGATGAAGCCAATAGCCCCAAGCAGGCATATGAAGCTGCCCGGGAGTTTGGAAAACTGGCTAAATACCTGGATGGTATCGATCTGAAACCTTTTAAAGCCTCTATACCCAACTTCCATAATCTTACCCTGCGCTACAGCGCCTTTCAGGATGCGATCCGTACAGCGCGGGAAGACAGGAAAGCGGCGGCAGAAGAAATGATCAATGAGTTCCTGCGGTATTCAGATATTGCGGTGACTTATGAAAAGCTGAAAACCAATGCTGATTTCAGAGATCGCCTGATGCATCATGATACCAAGATCAACAATGTATTGCTGGATAAAAGCACGTATTCCGGCATCTGTGTATGTGATCTGGATACTTTAATGCCTGGCAAGATCATTTCTGACTTGGGAGATATGGTACGTACTTATGTATGCCCGGTATCAGAAGAAGAAAAGGATTTCAGTCTGATCATGATCCGCGATGAATATTTCGAGGCGCTGATGAAAGGATACCTGGAAGAGGTAGGCAGCAGCTTGTCTCAGGTAGAAAAGGACCACCTGTTCTTTGCTGGTAAGTTTATGATCTATATGCAGGGAATCCGTTTCCTGGCAGATTATCTGAACGGCGATATTTATTATCCGATTAAATATGCAACACATAATTACGACCGTGCTAAAAACCAATTGGTATTACTGCAAAAGCTGATTGAAAAAGAAGCGCCATTGCAGGCTATCATTGACAAATGCCTGGTTGCGTAA
- the ilvB gene encoding biosynthetic-type acetolactate synthase large subunit produces the protein MQQKDVLPMKTEKSDKRVSSQISAPETITGAEAVIRSLVEEGVETIFGYPGGAIMPIYDALYDFQDVVHHILVRHEQGATHAAQGYARSSGKVGVVFATSGPGATNLVTGLADAYMDSTPMVCITGQVASVLLGTDAFQETDVIGITMPITKWNIQVTRPEDIPGAIAKAFYIARNGRPGPVLVDITKNAQFGKLDFQYKQCEYIRSYQPLPALNEAAIDAAAVLINSAKKPFILCGHGVLLSGAEKELIALAEKAEIPVASTLLGLSAVPVDHPLYAGFLGMHGNYGPNILTNECDVLIAVGMRFDDRITGDVSQYARQAKVIHIEIDAAEINKIVKADVAVHADAKPALQALLEKVEKKENKEWIAEFRVADKEEYEKVQKNELFPEEGGLKMAEVIRMISDRTKGEAVLVTDVGQHQMIASRYYRFKNPNTNITSGGMGTMGFALPAAMGAKMGTPEKEVVAIIGDGCFQMTLQELGTIYQSKIGVKIVILNNNFLGMVRQWQQLFFDRRYSSTEMTNPDFVQIAKGFFIPGKKVTDRSEIVAAIDEMIAHEGAYLLEVVVEKEDNVFPMVPAGAPISAIRLE, from the coding sequence ATGCAACAGAAGGATGTGTTACCGATGAAGACTGAGAAGTCTGATAAGCGGGTGTCCTCACAGATATCCGCCCCCGAAACTATTACCGGTGCTGAAGCCGTAATCCGCTCTCTGGTAGAAGAAGGTGTGGAAACTATTTTTGGCTATCCCGGAGGCGCTATTATGCCCATTTATGATGCACTGTACGATTTTCAGGATGTGGTACATCATATATTGGTCCGTCATGAGCAAGGGGCTACACATGCTGCACAAGGATATGCACGTAGTTCCGGCAAAGTAGGAGTAGTATTTGCTACTTCCGGTCCGGGAGCCACCAACCTGGTAACCGGCCTGGCAGACGCTTATATGGACAGCACGCCCATGGTATGTATTACCGGGCAGGTAGCTTCCGTATTACTGGGTACAGATGCTTTCCAGGAAACAGATGTAATTGGCATCACCATGCCTATTACCAAATGGAATATACAGGTAACCCGCCCGGAAGATATTCCCGGCGCTATTGCCAAGGCTTTTTACATCGCCCGCAATGGCCGCCCCGGTCCGGTACTGGTAGATATTACAAAGAACGCCCAGTTTGGTAAACTGGATTTTCAATACAAACAATGTGAATACATCCGCAGCTACCAGCCTTTGCCAGCATTGAATGAGGCAGCTATTGATGCAGCGGCAGTATTGATCAACAGCGCTAAAAAACCGTTCATCCTCTGCGGTCACGGAGTATTGTTATCCGGTGCGGAAAAGGAACTGATTGCACTGGCAGAAAAAGCAGAAATCCCAGTAGCATCTACGCTGTTAGGGCTTTCCGCTGTGCCGGTAGATCACCCGCTTTATGCTGGTTTCCTGGGGATGCACGGTAACTATGGCCCGAATATTCTGACCAACGAATGTGATGTGTTGATTGCCGTAGGGATGCGGTTTGATGACCGTATCACCGGCGACGTAAGTCAGTATGCCCGTCAGGCTAAAGTGATCCACATCGAGATTGATGCGGCAGAGATCAACAAGATCGTTAAAGCAGATGTGGCCGTACACGCGGATGCCAAACCAGCCTTGCAGGCGTTGCTGGAAAAGGTAGAAAAGAAGGAAAATAAAGAGTGGATAGCTGAATTCCGGGTAGCAGATAAAGAAGAGTATGAGAAAGTGCAGAAGAATGAACTGTTTCCGGAAGAAGGCGGCCTGAAAATGGCGGAAGTGATCCGCATGATCTCCGACAGAACAAAAGGAGAAGCGGTACTGGTAACGGATGTAGGCCAGCATCAGATGATCGCTTCCCGTTACTACCGGTTTAAAAACCCGAATACCAATATCACCTCCGGTGGTATGGGTACCATGGGCTTTGCGCTGCCGGCAGCGATGGGGGCTAAGATGGGGACACCGGAAAAAGAAGTGGTTGCGATCATCGGAGATGGTTGTTTTCAGATGACGCTTCAGGAACTGGGCACTATCTATCAGTCTAAAATAGGGGTGAAAATAGTGATCCTGAACAATAACTTCCTGGGGATGGTACGCCAGTGGCAGCAACTGTTTTTCGACAGGCGCTATTCTTCCACTGAAATGACCAATCCGGATTTTGTACAGATAGCCAAAGGATTTTTTATACCCGGTAAAAAGGTGACCGATCGTTCAGAAATAGTGGCTGCTATTGATGAAATGATTGCACATGAGGGAGCGTATTTGCTGGAAGTAGTGGTGGAAAAGGAGGATAATGTATTCCCGATGGTACCGGCAGGAGCTCCTATTTCTGCTATCAGACTTGAGTAG
- the ilvD gene encoding dihydroxy-acid dehydratase has protein sequence MELNKYSKTITQDPTQPAAQAMLYGIGLTEEDLKKGQVGIVSMGYDGNTCNMHLNDLALDVKKGVWANDLVGLIFHTIGVSDGISNGTDGMRYSLVSRDLIADSIETVCGAQYYDALITVPGCDKNMPGSLMAMGRLNRPSIMVYGGSIAPGKYKGQDLNIISAFEALGQKIAGQLEEGDFKGIIQNSCPGAGACGGMYTANTMSSGIEALGMSLPYSSSNPAIGKEKQEECLAAGKYIRLLMERDLKPRDIMTREAFENAITVIMALGGSTNAVLHFIAIAKSVGIQLSLKDFQDVSDKTPLIADLKPSGKYLMEDLHHIGGVPLVMKYLLKQGRLHGHCITVTGKTIAENLESVPDIDFTTQNIIVPLEKPLKETGHIQILFGNLAEQGSVAKITGKEGLRFKGPARVFDGEFELIAGIQSGRVKSGDVVVIRQVGPKGAPGMPEMLKPTSAIMGVGLGKSVALITDGRFSGGTHGFVVGHITPEAFEGGTIALVKDNDIIEIDAEKNLINVEVSAEELAARKAQWKKPALKASNGVLFKYAKLVKNATEGCVTDED, from the coding sequence ATGGAATTAAACAAATACAGCAAAACTATCACCCAGGATCCTACGCAGCCAGCTGCACAGGCAATGCTGTACGGGATCGGGTTAACTGAGGAAGATCTGAAGAAAGGGCAGGTGGGTATTGTAAGCATGGGTTATGACGGCAATACCTGTAATATGCACCTGAACGATCTGGCATTGGACGTAAAGAAAGGGGTGTGGGCAAATGACCTGGTAGGACTTATTTTTCATACTATAGGCGTTAGCGATGGTATCAGCAATGGTACCGATGGTATGCGTTATTCGTTGGTTAGCCGTGATTTGATTGCTGATTCTATTGAAACAGTATGTGGTGCACAGTACTATGACGCTTTGATCACCGTACCGGGATGCGACAAAAACATGCCGGGATCATTGATGGCGATGGGACGTTTGAACCGTCCGTCTATCATGGTATACGGTGGCTCTATTGCTCCTGGTAAATACAAGGGACAGGACCTGAATATCATCTCTGCCTTTGAAGCACTGGGCCAGAAAATAGCTGGTCAGCTGGAAGAAGGAGATTTTAAAGGTATCATCCAGAATTCCTGCCCAGGTGCAGGTGCCTGTGGTGGTATGTATACTGCTAATACCATGTCTTCAGGTATTGAAGCATTAGGTATGAGCCTGCCTTATAGCTCTTCTAATCCGGCTATAGGCAAAGAAAAACAGGAAGAGTGCCTGGCAGCGGGTAAGTATATCCGTTTGCTGATGGAAAGGGATTTGAAACCGCGTGATATCATGACCCGTGAAGCATTTGAAAATGCGATCACCGTAATTATGGCCCTGGGTGGAAGTACCAATGCGGTATTACACTTTATTGCCATTGCAAAATCAGTAGGTATACAGCTTTCGCTGAAAGATTTCCAGGATGTAAGTGATAAAACACCATTGATTGCAGATCTGAAGCCAAGTGGTAAATACCTGATGGAAGACCTGCACCACATTGGCGGTGTGCCGTTAGTGATGAAATACCTGTTAAAACAGGGACGCCTGCACGGACATTGTATCACCGTAACCGGCAAAACAATAGCAGAGAACCTGGAAAGTGTTCCTGACATTGACTTTACAACACAGAACATTATTGTGCCGCTGGAAAAACCTTTAAAGGAAACCGGGCACATTCAGATATTATTTGGTAACCTGGCCGAACAGGGCTCAGTTGCTAAGATTACAGGTAAAGAAGGATTGAGGTTTAAAGGACCGGCGAGGGTATTTGATGGTGAATTTGAATTGATCGCAGGTATTCAGTCGGGCCGGGTAAAATCCGGTGATGTCGTCGTCATCCGCCAGGTAGGCCCTAAAGGTGCTCCCGGTATGCCTGAAATGCTGAAACCTACTTCTGCTATCATGGGTGTAGGACTTGGCAAAAGCGTAGCGTTGATCACCGACGGCCGTTTTTCCGGTGGTACGCATGGTTTTGTGGTAGGGCATATTACGCCGGAAGCCTTTGAAGGCGGCACCATAGCATTAGTAAAAGACAATGACATTATAGAAATAGATGCAGAGAAGAACCTGATCAATGTGGAGGTAAGTGCGGAAGAACTGGCAGCCCGTAAGGCGCAGTGGAAAAAACCGGCACTGAAGGCATCAAACGGAGTATTATTCAAATACGCAAAACTTGTAAAAAATGCAACAGAAGGATGTGTTACCGATGAAGACTGA
- the ilvA gene encoding threonine ammonia-lyase IlvA, translating to MHQTLTSINPLNILDAAVKLKPVITRTPLSYSATLSRRYHCDVYLKREDMQIVRSYKLRGAYNLISSLPASQLAKGVTCASAGNHAQGFAYACKALGIKGVVFMPIITPKQKVNQVSMFGGDNIEIRLIGDTFDDCAAVAQAFTASEGMTFIPPFDDAKIIEGQGTVAVEILEDQTAIDFVFVPVGGGGLAAGLGTYFKTYSPKTTLIGVEPEGAPSMLRALENGAPVALDEIERFVDGAAVKKVGALNFEICKGVLDKMHLVPEGKVCSTILKLYNEDAIVVEPAGALSIAALDDFAEEIKGKKVVCVISGGNNDIDRMQEIKERSLLYEGLKHYFIVRFAQRPGALKEFVNQILGPTDDITRFEFIQKHNKETGPALVGVELKNREDYDVLIANFRKYNFPYTELNKDDNLFGYLV from the coding sequence ATGCACCAAACATTAACAAGCATTAACCCGCTGAATATCCTCGATGCAGCGGTAAAGCTCAAGCCGGTAATAACCCGTACCCCACTCTCTTATAGTGCCACTTTATCCAGACGTTATCATTGTGATGTATATCTGAAAAGAGAGGATATGCAGATTGTACGCTCCTATAAGCTCAGGGGTGCTTATAATCTGATCAGCAGCCTGCCTGCTTCACAACTTGCCAAAGGTGTTACCTGTGCCAGCGCTGGTAACCATGCGCAGGGTTTTGCCTATGCCTGCAAGGCATTAGGTATTAAAGGAGTGGTTTTTATGCCCATTATCACGCCCAAACAAAAGGTGAACCAGGTGAGCATGTTCGGTGGGGATAATATTGAAATACGCCTGATAGGGGATACGTTTGATGATTGTGCTGCCGTTGCCCAGGCTTTTACGGCTTCGGAAGGCATGACATTTATTCCGCCATTTGACGACGCTAAAATTATTGAAGGGCAGGGGACCGTGGCAGTGGAAATACTGGAAGACCAGACCGCGATAGATTTTGTATTTGTACCGGTAGGTGGCGGCGGCCTGGCCGCAGGCTTAGGTACCTATTTTAAAACATACAGCCCTAAAACAACGCTCATCGGGGTAGAGCCGGAAGGTGCGCCTTCTATGCTGCGGGCCCTCGAAAATGGTGCTCCGGTTGCATTAGATGAAATTGAACGATTCGTAGACGGGGCAGCTGTAAAAAAAGTAGGTGCACTCAACTTTGAAATTTGTAAAGGTGTGCTGGATAAAATGCACCTGGTGCCGGAAGGCAAGGTGTGCTCCACTATCCTGAAATTATATAATGAAGATGCCATCGTGGTAGAACCCGCAGGGGCATTGTCAATCGCAGCACTGGATGATTTTGCGGAAGAGATCAAAGGCAAAAAGGTAGTGTGTGTGATCAGCGGCGGAAACAATGATATTGACCGTATGCAGGAGATAAAGGAACGCTCACTGCTATACGAAGGCCTTAAACATTACTTCATTGTGCGTTTTGCACAAAGACCGGGAGCGCTGAAAGAATTTGTAAATCAGATCTTAGGCCCTACGGACGATATCACCCGATTTGAATTTATCCAGAAACACAATAAAGAAACCGGTCCGGCATTAGTAGGCGTAGAGTTGAAAAACCGCGAAGATTATGATGTACTGATCGCTAATTTCCGTAAATATAATTTCCCTTATACCGAGCTGAATAAGGATGATAACCTGTTTGGGTATCTGGTATAA
- the ilvC gene encoding ketol-acid reductoisomerase, translating into MATINFGGVLEDVVTREEFPMEKAREVLKNEVIAVIGYGVQGPGQALNLKDNGFNVIIGQRKGKTWDKAVADGWVPGETLFEIEEATQKGTIIQFLLSDAGQIALWPTLKQNLSAGKALYFSHGFGVTYKEQTGIIPPADVDVILVAPKGSGTSLRRLFLAGQGLNSSFAIFQDATGRARERAIALGIGVGSGYLFETDFKKEVFSDLTGERGTLMGCIQGIFAAQYETLRKNGHSPSEAFNETVEELTQSLMPLVAENGMDWMYANCSTTAQRGALDWWKKFKEATQPVFEELYASVAAGKEAARSIASNSTTDYREKLDEELKELRESEMWQAGAAVRKLRPNNA; encoded by the coding sequence ATGGCAACCATCAATTTTGGCGGGGTACTGGAAGACGTAGTAACCAGAGAAGAATTCCCAATGGAAAAAGCACGGGAAGTACTTAAAAATGAAGTGATAGCAGTAATCGGTTATGGCGTACAAGGCCCTGGTCAGGCACTGAACCTTAAAGACAATGGCTTTAACGTAATTATCGGACAAAGAAAAGGTAAAACCTGGGATAAAGCAGTAGCTGATGGCTGGGTACCTGGTGAAACTTTGTTTGAAATTGAAGAAGCTACCCAAAAAGGTACTATTATTCAGTTCTTACTGTCTGATGCAGGACAAATTGCCCTGTGGCCTACCTTAAAGCAAAACCTGAGCGCAGGTAAAGCTTTGTATTTCTCCCATGGTTTTGGTGTTACTTACAAAGAACAAACTGGCATCATTCCTCCTGCTGATGTAGATGTGATCCTGGTAGCTCCTAAAGGCTCCGGTACTTCTCTGCGCAGATTATTCCTGGCAGGTCAGGGGTTGAACTCCAGCTTCGCTATATTCCAGGATGCTACCGGCCGTGCCCGTGAGCGTGCTATCGCACTGGGTATCGGTGTAGGTTCCGGTTACCTGTTTGAAACAGATTTCAAAAAAGAAGTATTCTCTGACCTTACCGGTGAGCGTGGTACTTTGATGGGTTGTATCCAGGGTATCTTTGCTGCTCAGTACGAAACCCTGCGCAAAAACGGTCACTCTCCTTCAGAAGCATTCAATGAAACTGTTGAAGAACTGACACAATCCCTGATGCCATTGGTAGCAGAAAATGGTATGGACTGGATGTATGCTAACTGTTCTACTACTGCTCAGCGTGGTGCGCTGGACTGGTGGAAGAAATTTAAAGAAGCTACACAGCCTGTATTTGAAGAATTATACGCCAGCGTTGCAGCAGGTAAAGAAGCTGCCCGTTCTATCGCTTCCAACAGCACCACAGACTATCGTGAAAAGCTGGATGAAGAGCTGAAAGAACTGCGCGAAAGCGAAATGTGGCAGGCAGGCGCTGCTGTGCGCAAGTTAAGGCCAAACAACGCATAA